In Anabaena sphaerica FACHB-251, a genomic segment contains:
- the argF gene encoding ornithine carbamoyltransferase, which yields MAALIGRDLLGLADLSSTELQEVLEMATLLKSQKLKLHCDQVLGLLFSKASTRTRVSFTVAMYQLGGQVIDLNPNVTQVSRGEPIQDTARVLDRYLDILAIRTFAQRDLEIFANYAKIPVINALTDLEHPCQVLADLLTIQESFGTLAGLTLTYVGDGNNVANSLMLGCALVGMNVRVAFPSGYAPDAEIVEKARAIADGKTEVILTHDPEAAAKGAQVLYTDVWASMGQEAEADNRFPIFQPYQISEQLLSLADPEAIVLHCLPAHRGEEITDEVIEGSQSKVWDQAENRLHAQKALLASILGAK from the coding sequence ATGGCAGCATTGATCGGACGAGATTTATTAGGTCTGGCGGATCTGAGTTCCACAGAACTGCAAGAAGTTCTAGAAATGGCAACCCTACTCAAGTCACAAAAGCTAAAGTTGCATTGTGATCAGGTGTTGGGTTTATTGTTCTCTAAGGCTTCAACTCGAACAAGAGTCAGTTTTACGGTCGCTATGTACCAACTTGGTGGACAGGTAATTGACCTTAATCCTAATGTCACACAAGTTAGTCGGGGTGAACCTATACAGGATACTGCTAGGGTATTGGATCGTTATTTGGATATCCTGGCAATTCGCACTTTTGCCCAGCGGGATTTGGAAATTTTTGCTAATTATGCCAAAATTCCGGTAATTAATGCCCTGACAGATTTAGAACATCCCTGTCAGGTATTGGCTGATTTATTAACGATTCAAGAGAGTTTTGGCACTCTGGCTGGTTTAACTCTTACCTACGTCGGAGATGGCAATAATGTGGCTAATTCCCTGATGTTGGGTTGTGCTTTGGTAGGAATGAATGTGAGGGTAGCTTTTCCTTCGGGATATGCACCAGATGCAGAAATTGTGGAAAAAGCTAGGGCTATAGCTGATGGTAAAACTGAAGTTATTCTCACCCATGATCCAGAAGCAGCAGCTAAGGGCGCACAAGTTCTTTATACTGATGTTTGGGCAAGTATGGGACAAGAAGCAGAAGCTGATAATCGGTTCCCAATTTTCCAACCCTATCAAATTTCTGAACAATTATTAAGTCTTGCCGATCCAGAGGCAATTGTTTTACACTGTTTACCAGCCCATCGTGGTGAAGAAATTACCGATGAAGTAATCGAAGGTTCTCAATCAAAAGTTTGGGATCAGGCAGAGAATCGATTACACGCTCAAAAAGCTTTACTGGCAAGCATTTTAGGGGCAAAATAA
- a CDS encoding AAA family ATPase yields the protein MKLTSIKLCNFRSFYGQTPEIVIASGDFRNTTIIHGNNGAGKTSLLNAFTWVLYEKFTAAFAAIEQLVNKRAISEVEENQPVECWVEVGWEHEGTRYRAKRTCRVYKNSTTIEATKTKLTIQYASDDGKWGFPIEPAEEIINNILPASLHQYFFFDGERIEEIVRSDKKTEIAEATETFLGVKVIELAIKHLKEAKKSLDNDLAAIGDAETKKLLNEQTKLETAIEKINQRQIEIKQELENQQTFKKDVSKRLIELSAVKELQEKRQNLETQKRTNQEELKKTKDALKKIISKQAYTVLLDDTNQKFREIITDLKQRGELTSGISKEFVSDLIQSGRCICGADLKEGGHGHFHVKSLLRKTGSSSVEETAIRMGAQIDDIDKQANLFWENVDREQARINQLRESISEVETELDKIQEILRKDPNEDISGLQKRLDGIEAKIDDLNREQGANQQESTHLKADIDVLGKQISKQKQNEEKQILAQRRMVATQDAIERLMEVKNRQENQFRLQLEKRVQEIFAEISVTPYIPKITEKYELTLVENTTGIEAPVAASTGENQILSLSFIASIIDKVREWSEKRKIMMVPDSSTFPIVMDSPFGSLDANSRRHIAQTIPKLANQLVVLVTKTQWRVEVEEEIIDRIGKEYVLTYYSSKPDCEQDFIDVGGEKYALVRQSSNGFEYTEIVEVER from the coding sequence ATGAAATTGACTTCCATTAAACTTTGCAATTTTCGCTCTTTTTATGGTCAAACACCAGAAATTGTCATTGCTAGTGGAGACTTTCGTAACACGACAATCATTCATGGTAATAATGGTGCGGGAAAAACCAGTTTATTAAATGCTTTTACCTGGGTTTTATATGAAAAATTTACTGCTGCTTTTGCTGCGATAGAACAGTTAGTTAATAAACGCGCAATTTCCGAAGTCGAAGAAAATCAACCCGTTGAATGTTGGGTAGAAGTTGGTTGGGAACATGAAGGAACACGCTACCGAGCTAAACGTACTTGTCGAGTTTATAAAAATTCAACCACAATTGAAGCGACAAAAACGAAATTAACAATTCAATATGCTAGTGATGACGGTAAATGGGGTTTTCCGATAGAACCAGCAGAAGAAATAATCAACAATATTTTACCAGCTAGTTTACATCAATATTTCTTTTTTGATGGTGAAAGAATTGAAGAAATTGTCCGTTCTGATAAAAAGACAGAAATTGCCGAAGCAACGGAAACATTTTTAGGTGTAAAAGTCATTGAGTTAGCAATCAAACATTTAAAAGAAGCGAAGAAAAGCTTAGATAATGACTTAGCTGCTATTGGTGATGCGGAAACTAAAAAGTTATTAAATGAACAAACCAAACTAGAAACAGCAATTGAAAAAATTAACCAAAGACAAATAGAAATTAAACAAGAGTTAGAAAATCAACAGACGTTTAAAAAAGATGTCAGTAAACGTTTGATAGAATTAAGTGCAGTCAAAGAGTTACAAGAAAAACGGCAGAATTTAGAAACTCAAAAACGCACAAATCAAGAAGAACTCAAAAAGACTAAGGATGCACTCAAAAAGATTATTTCTAAACAAGCCTATACAGTTTTATTAGATGATACTAATCAAAAATTTCGGGAAATTATCACCGATTTAAAACAACGGGGAGAATTAACTTCGGGAATTTCTAAAGAATTTGTTTCTGATTTAATTCAATCTGGACGTTGTATTTGTGGTGCAGATTTAAAAGAAGGTGGACATGGACATTTTCATGTTAAATCTTTACTGAGAAAAACAGGTTCTTCTTCTGTGGAAGAAACAGCGATTAGGATGGGAGCGCAAATTGATGATATTGATAAACAAGCAAATTTATTTTGGGAAAATGTCGATAGAGAACAAGCAAGAATTAATCAGTTAAGAGAATCTATTTCTGAAGTAGAAACTGAGTTAGATAAAATTCAGGAAATTTTGCGAAAAGACCCCAATGAGGATATTAGTGGTTTGCAAAAACGGTTAGATGGAATAGAAGCAAAAATTGATGACTTAAATCGAGAACAAGGTGCAAATCAACAAGAATCTACTCACCTAAAAGCAGATATTGATGTTTTGGGGAAACAGATTTCTAAACAAAAACAGAATGAAGAAAAACAAATATTAGCACAGCGTCGGATGGTCGCAACGCAAGATGCAATTGAAAGATTAATGGAGGTGAAAAATAGACAAGAAAACCAATTTAGATTGCAGTTAGAAAAGCGAGTACAGGAAATATTTGCAGAAATTTCTGTAACTCCTTATATTCCCAAGATTACCGAAAAATATGAACTAACTTTAGTCGAAAATACCACAGGAATAGAAGCACCGGTAGCAGCTTCTACAGGAGAAAATCAAATTCTCAGTTTGTCTTTTATCGCAAGTATTATTGATAAAGTCAGAGAATGGAGTGAAAAGCGAAAAATCATGATGGTTCCTGATAGTAGCACCTTTCCTATTGTCATGGATTCACCTTTTGGCAGTTTAGATGCTAATTCTCGTCGTCACATTGCACAAACTATTCCTAAATTAGCAAATCAGTTGGTTGTTTTGGTGACAAAGACGCAATGGAGGGTGGAAGTTGAGGAGGAGATTATTGATAGAATCGGTAAGGAATATGTGCTGACTTATTATTCTTCTAAACCTGACTGTGAACAAGATTTTATTGATGTGGGTGGGGAGAAATACGCTTTGGTTAGGCAAAGTTCTAATGGTTTTGAGTATACTGAAATTGTTGAGGTGGAAAGATAG
- a CDS encoding Panacea domain-containing protein, giving the protein MIDCLNVARYFIARAYEDSIEAEMTNMKVQKLLYYSQSLHLAMYDEPLFEEEIQAWRYGPVCPPAYRLYSEFEANQLPIPNQESFLQIPDDKKQLLEEVWQYFGGYHAYRLSDMTHLEFPWKKARKGLQPQASSTEPILLEDLKALGHQKLDLIERDHPAYQSVMSEVLKEACTSESKTRIKKGEVRDWLNSLLD; this is encoded by the coding sequence ATGATTGATTGTCTCAATGTAGCTCGCTACTTTATTGCGAGAGCTTATGAAGACAGTATAGAAGCAGAAATGACGAATATGAAAGTTCAAAAGCTTCTGTATTATTCACAAAGCTTACATTTGGCGATGTACGATGAACCATTATTTGAAGAGGAAATTCAAGCATGGCGATACGGTCCTGTGTGTCCTCCTGCTTATAGACTTTACAGTGAATTTGAAGCTAATCAATTACCTATTCCTAATCAAGAATCATTTTTACAGATTCCTGATGATAAGAAACAACTTCTTGAAGAAGTTTGGCAATATTTTGGAGGTTATCACGCCTATAGACTTAGTGATATGACTCATTTGGAGTTTCCTTGGAAAAAAGCTCGCAAGGGTTTACAACCTCAAGCAAGTTCAACTGAACCAATTTTGCTGGAGGATTTGAAAGCATTAGGTCATCAGAAATTAGACTTAATAGAACGTGATCATCCTGCATATCAAAGTGTAATGTCTGAAGTTTTGAAAGAAGCTTGTACTTCGGAATCAAAAACTAGAATTAAGAAAGGAGAAGTGCGTGACTGGCTTAACTCCCTTCTCGATTGA
- a CDS encoding DNA phosphorothioation system restriction enzyme, with protein sequence MYLTRSPIKKQPAFSLKLPFVGEKKGSYQIQQSLPGCPKMPLSLQLRGYQRQAITSWFANNGRGTLKMATGSGKTITALAIACELYQQIGLQVLLVVCPYRHLVSQWARECDKFNLQPILAFENLRTWQSQLSTQLYNLRSGSQGFVTVITTNLTLISEGFQSQLKYFPPKTLIIGDEAHNLGAPKLEASLPRNVGLRLALSATPERYFDDGGTQSLFDYFGPVLQPEFNLQDAINQGALVHYLYYPVLVELTEIESIAYLKLTKRIGRSLQYREREEGDVGDFEDNEDIKSLLMKRARLIGAAENKLTALRELMQTRRETSHTLFYCSDGSQETGHRSSLRQLKAVAKILGVELGYKVSTYTAHTSLQEREILRQQFESGELQGLVAIRCLDEGVDIPAIQTAVILSSSGNPRQFIQRRGRVLRPHPGKDRATIFDMIILPPDLDRDTIEVERNLLKKELRRFVEFADLADNAGEARMKLLALQKRYGLLDI encoded by the coding sequence ATGTATTTAACGCGATCGCCAATAAAAAAACAACCTGCTTTTTCTCTCAAGTTGCCTTTTGTGGGAGAAAAAAAGGGCAGTTATCAAATTCAGCAATCATTACCAGGATGTCCAAAAATGCCTTTATCTCTGCAATTGCGGGGATATCAGCGTCAAGCTATTACTAGCTGGTTTGCTAATAATGGTAGGGGGACGCTAAAAATGGCTACTGGTAGTGGTAAAACTATTACTGCACTGGCGATCGCTTGCGAATTATACCAACAAATAGGGTTACAAGTCTTGTTAGTGGTGTGTCCTTACCGTCATCTTGTCAGCCAATGGGCTAGAGAATGTGATAAATTTAACTTGCAGCCAATTTTGGCTTTCGAGAATTTACGTACTTGGCAAAGTCAATTGTCAACGCAATTATATAATCTGCGTTCCGGTTCTCAAGGTTTCGTGACGGTGATCACCACTAACTTGACTTTAATTAGTGAGGGGTTTCAATCCCAACTTAAATATTTTCCCCCAAAAACTTTAATTATTGGCGATGAAGCTCATAATTTAGGCGCACCTAAGTTAGAAGCAAGTTTACCCCGCAATGTGGGTTTGCGACTGGCTTTATCTGCAACACCGGAAAGATATTTTGATGATGGGGGTACTCAATCTTTATTTGACTATTTCGGTCCTGTGTTACAACCTGAGTTTAACTTGCAGGATGCTATTAATCAAGGGGCTTTGGTACATTATTTATATTATCCGGTTCTTGTAGAATTAACGGAGATAGAAAGTATTGCTTATTTGAAATTAACCAAGAGAATTGGGCGTTCTCTTCAGTATCGAGAACGAGAAGAAGGTGATGTTGGCGATTTTGAAGATAATGAAGATATTAAATCTTTATTAATGAAACGCGCTAGATTAATAGGTGCAGCAGAAAATAAATTAACGGCTTTGCGAGAATTAATGCAAACTCGCAGGGAAACAAGCCATACTCTGTTTTATTGTAGCGATGGTTCTCAAGAAACCGGACACCGTTCATCTCTGCGTCAACTCAAAGCTGTGGCGAAAATTTTGGGCGTAGAATTGGGTTATAAAGTCAGCACCTACACCGCACACACTTCTTTACAAGAAAGGGAGATTTTAAGACAACAATTTGAAAGCGGTGAATTGCAAGGTTTAGTGGCTATTCGTTGTTTAGATGAAGGGGTGGATATTCCTGCTATTCAAACTGCGGTGATTTTATCAAGTTCGGGTAATCCTCGTCAATTTATCCAGCGTCGTGGTAGGGTGTTACGTCCCCATCCGGGTAAGGATAGAGCGACGATTTTTGATATGATTATTTTACCTCCTGATTTGGACAGGGACACTATTGAGGTGGAACGCAATTTGTTAAAAAAGGAGTTGCGGCGGTTTGTTGAATTTGCAGATTTGGCTGATAATGCTGGAGAAGCACGGATGAAATTATTGGCTTTGCAAAAACGATATGGTTTGTTGGATATTTGA
- the lexA gene encoding transcriptional repressor LexA: protein MERLTEAQQELYEWLAEYIRINQHSPSIRQMMQGMNLKSPAPIQSRLEHLRNKGYIEWIEGKARTIRVLRAVKQGVPILGTIAAGGLIEPFTDAVEHLDLANLSLPPQSYALRVAGDSMIEDLIADGDVVFLRPVAEPNQLKNGTIVAARVEGHGTTLKRFYLQEDMVTLKPANSKYQPIEVPAMQVQVQGSLVGVWRNYN, encoded by the coding sequence ATGGAAAGACTAACAGAAGCTCAACAAGAATTATACGAATGGTTGGCAGAATATATAAGAATCAATCAGCATTCGCCTTCTATTCGCCAAATGATGCAAGGGATGAATCTGAAGTCACCAGCACCTATTCAAAGCCGCTTGGAACATTTACGCAATAAGGGATATATTGAGTGGATTGAAGGTAAGGCGCGAACGATTCGGGTTTTGCGTGCTGTTAAACAAGGTGTACCGATTTTAGGCACTATCGCTGCTGGTGGTTTAATTGAACCTTTTACCGATGCGGTTGAACATTTAGACTTAGCTAATTTATCTCTACCTCCCCAAAGCTATGCTTTGCGGGTAGCTGGTGATAGCATGATTGAAGATTTAATTGCTGATGGTGATGTGGTGTTTTTGCGTCCAGTAGCAGAACCCAATCAGTTAAAAAATGGTACGATTGTGGCCGCTAGGGTGGAAGGTCATGGTACGACGTTAAAACGTTTTTATCTTCAGGAAGATATGGTGACTCTCAAACCTGCTAATTCTAAGTATCAACCCATCGAAGTACCCGCCATGCAAGTACAGGTACAAGGTTCTTTAGTGGGTGTTTGGCGGAATTATAATTAG
- a CDS encoding aldo/keto reductase: MQTNQTLSLPSMGCGTWAWGNQLLWGYNESMDDQLQQVFNLCVSNGVTLFDTGDSYGTGRLNGRSESLLGKFAKEYQGLNQNNICIATKLAAYPWRWTRKSIISACNASAKRLGKNVDLVQMHWSTANYAPWQEVGLLDGLADLYAQGLVKGVGLSNYGTKRLLWVHKKFQERGIPIKTLQVQYSLLSTYPVTELGLKDVCDDLGIKLIAYSPLALGLLTGKFAENGKFPKGVRGFLFKQILPGIKGVLGTLKEIAEQRNKTMSQVAINWCICKGAIPIPGAKSLEQAQQNISALGWLLSDGEVTELDSAAAKSEKKMVQNIFQTK, from the coding sequence ATGCAAACTAACCAAACATTATCCTTACCGAGTATGGGATGTGGAACTTGGGCATGGGGAAACCAACTGCTTTGGGGATACAATGAAAGCATGGATGACCAACTACAACAGGTATTTAACCTCTGTGTGAGTAATGGTGTCACTCTGTTTGATACTGGAGATTCTTATGGTACAGGAAGATTAAATGGACGTAGTGAGTCACTTTTAGGAAAGTTTGCTAAAGAATATCAAGGATTAAATCAAAATAATATTTGTATTGCTACTAAGCTGGCCGCTTATCCTTGGAGATGGACAAGAAAATCAATTATTTCTGCTTGTAATGCTTCTGCTAAAAGATTAGGGAAAAACGTTGATTTAGTGCAGATGCACTGGTCAACAGCTAATTATGCACCTTGGCAAGAAGTAGGTTTATTAGATGGTTTAGCTGATTTATATGCACAAGGTTTAGTTAAAGGTGTAGGTTTATCTAATTACGGTACAAAAAGATTATTGTGGGTACATAAAAAATTTCAGGAAAGGGGAATACCGATTAAAACTTTGCAGGTGCAATATTCCTTATTATCTACCTATCCAGTCACGGAATTAGGTTTAAAAGATGTATGTGATGATTTGGGAATTAAATTAATTGCTTATAGTCCTTTAGCTTTGGGTTTATTAACAGGTAAGTTTGCAGAAAATGGCAAATTTCCTAAAGGTGTAAGGGGTTTTTTATTTAAACAAATCTTACCAGGGATTAAGGGAGTTTTAGGAACATTAAAAGAAATAGCAGAACAGAGAAATAAAACTATGTCACAGGTTGCTATTAATTGGTGTATTTGTAAAGGTGCAATTCCTATTCCTGGGGCGAAAAGTCTGGAACAAGCACAGCAAAATATAAGTGCTTTAGGTTGGTTGTTGAGTGATGGGGAAGTTACAGAATTAGATAGTGCTGCGGCTAAGTCTGAGAAGAAGATGGTGCAGAATATTTTTCAGACAAAGTGA
- a CDS encoding YcjF family protein — MTEQPKTDSLNTPTDQAKPKSDNDSWKNRITGVVSKTTAKLTQLLPVDQVTQTVGQWFSVNDAQVAEILATIRTQLPTTEALLIGKPQTGKSSIVRGLTGVSAEIIGQGFRPHTQNTQRYAYPSNDLPLLVFTDTVGLGDVNQDTETIIQELISDLKTETTGARVLILTVKINDFATDTLRKIAQKLRQQYPNIPCLLAVTCLHEIYPPETEDHPNYPPDFAEINRAFTEIKKNFTGLYNSAVLIDFTLEEDGYHPVFYGLEALRDNLAELLPEAESKAIYQLLDKQAGEKLGNIYRDAARRYILPFSIMAGTLAAVPLPFATMPVLTALQVSMVGLLGKLYGQTLTPSQAGGIVSAIAGGFIAQAVARELIKFVPGFGSVIAASWAGAYTWSLGEAACVYFGDLMGGKKPDPQKIQNVMQEAFEGAKERFKGMKS, encoded by the coding sequence ATGACAGAACAACCCAAAACAGACTCATTGAACACACCAACTGATCAAGCAAAACCCAAGTCAGACAATGATTCTTGGAAAAACCGCATCACTGGTGTTGTCAGCAAAACCACAGCTAAATTAACCCAACTCCTACCTGTAGACCAAGTGACACAGACCGTAGGACAATGGTTTAGTGTGAATGATGCCCAAGTTGCAGAGATTTTAGCAACTATTCGCACTCAGTTACCGACTACAGAAGCTTTATTGATAGGAAAACCCCAAACTGGTAAAAGTTCTATTGTTCGCGGTTTAACGGGGGTTTCTGCGGAAATTATCGGACAGGGTTTTCGTCCCCATACTCAAAATACTCAACGTTACGCTTATCCTTCCAATGATTTACCGTTGTTAGTTTTTACGGATACGGTTGGTTTGGGTGATGTTAATCAAGATACAGAAACTATTATTCAAGAATTAATTAGTGATTTAAAAACAGAAACTACAGGGGCGAGAGTTTTAATTCTCACTGTTAAAATTAATGATTTTGCTACTGATACTCTGCGAAAAATTGCTCAAAAGTTGCGTCAGCAGTATCCTAATATTCCCTGTTTGTTGGCGGTGACTTGTTTACATGAAATTTATCCACCGGAAACAGAAGATCATCCCAATTATCCACCAGATTTTGCAGAAATAAACCGAGCATTTACAGAAATAAAAAAGAATTTTACGGGTTTATATAATAGTGCAGTTTTGATTGATTTTACTTTAGAAGAAGATGGTTATCATCCGGTGTTTTATGGTTTGGAAGCACTGCGAGATAATTTAGCTGAACTTTTACCGGAAGCAGAATCAAAAGCTATTTATCAATTATTAGATAAACAAGCTGGAGAGAAATTAGGTAATATTTATCGTGATGCTGCAAGACGTTATATTTTACCTTTTTCAATTATGGCAGGTACTTTAGCTGCTGTACCTTTACCTTTTGCCACAATGCCTGTTTTAACCGCTTTACAAGTTTCAATGGTGGGGTTGTTGGGTAAATTATATGGTCAGACATTGACACCTTCTCAAGCTGGGGGTATTGTAAGTGCCATAGCTGGTGGTTTTATCGCGCAAGCTGTTGCACGGGAATTAATTAAATTTGTGCCTGGTTTTGGTAGTGTGATTGCTGCATCTTGGGCGGGTGCTTATACATGGTCTTTGGGTGAAGCTGCTTGTGTTTATTTTGGTGATTTAATGGGTGGGAAGAAGCCTGATCCTCAAAAAATTCAAAATGTGATGCAGGAGGCTTTTGAAGGGGCAAAAGAACGGTTTAAGGGCATGAAAAGTTAG
- a CDS encoding Uma2 family endonuclease: MVIVNLPKIDTDTWVKVSWDEFLEFADSSDYQEGRFYFYQNYMRVEMSPVGSIHGSNNNVVSNVVNLFAALKNIKIKGWVNTSFRRTNESECQPDLAFYIGDAVKFPPLTNSPVNINEFAAPTLVVEIAASSVNDDLGFKRLLYERLGVKEYWVMDANNNDIIAFEIIDGGSRRIQESKVLPGLQIETVKEAIQRSQNQDDGEVNRWLLSIFR; the protein is encoded by the coding sequence ATGGTTATTGTTAATTTACCTAAGATTGATACAGATACCTGGGTAAAGGTAAGTTGGGATGAATTTCTCGAATTTGCTGATAGTTCTGATTATCAGGAGGGAAGATTTTACTTCTATCAAAATTACATGAGGGTGGAAATGTCTCCAGTTGGTTCAATTCATGGTAGCAATAACAATGTTGTTTCTAATGTTGTTAATTTATTTGCGGCCTTGAAAAATATTAAAATCAAAGGATGGGTAAATACCAGTTTTCGCAGAACAAATGAAAGTGAATGTCAACCTGATTTAGCTTTTTATATTGGTGATGCGGTGAAATTTCCACCTTTGACTAATTCACCTGTGAATATTAATGAGTTTGCAGCACCTACTTTAGTTGTAGAAATTGCTGCTTCTTCTGTTAATGATGATTTGGGTTTTAAGCGGTTGCTTTATGAAAGGTTGGGGGTAAAAGAATATTGGGTAATGGATGCTAATAATAATGATATAATTGCTTTTGAAATTATTGACGGAGGAAGTAGAAGAATTCAGGAATCCAAGGTTTTACCAGGTTTGCAAATAGAAACTGTAAAAGAAGCAATTCAACGTAGTCAAAATCAAGATGATGGAGAAGTTAATCGTTGGTTGTTGTCAATTTTTAGATGA
- a CDS encoding DUF4336 domain-containing protein, translated as MTQGEGTINVENVNSQDYLWKFWPVVPLYPYGKRRTIRKEVVKDTIWTFDQMQGVFYVVVPIRMTVVKLENGGLLVYAPVAPTGECIRLVNELVAEHGEVKYIILPTISGIEHKVFVGPFARCFPNAQVFVAPEQWSFPVNLPLSWLGLPGTRTQVLPEDSQKTPFADEFDYAILGPIDLGPGKFAEVAFFHQRSHTLLVTDTIVSVPAEPPAIVQLDPYPLLYHAKDKAYDIVADTAENRLKGWQRITLFAFYFQPSVLEVPKWKDVFTDAWKAPERSLKTYFGFFPFQWRQDWERSYEALRGDGRIFVAPVLQSLILNRAPQETINWANRVAQWDFQWIIPCHFDAPIKAEPQQFRKAFSFLEKYPSGGLVNSNSYPLPEDDFQVLRDIDQGLNRFKIVPPARDRV; from the coding sequence GTGACTCAAGGTGAAGGTACAATCAATGTAGAAAATGTCAACTCCCAGGACTATTTATGGAAGTTCTGGCCTGTTGTCCCCCTTTATCCCTACGGTAAACGTCGCACTATCCGCAAAGAGGTAGTAAAGGATACTATCTGGACATTTGACCAGATGCAGGGAGTTTTCTATGTAGTTGTACCCATCCGCATGACGGTGGTAAAGTTAGAAAATGGCGGTTTGCTGGTTTATGCACCTGTCGCACCAACAGGAGAATGTATCCGGTTAGTAAATGAGTTGGTAGCAGAACACGGTGAAGTTAAGTATATAATTTTGCCAACGATATCGGGAATAGAACATAAGGTTTTTGTCGGTCCCTTTGCGCGATGCTTTCCCAATGCACAGGTATTTGTAGCACCGGAACAATGGAGTTTTCCCGTAAATTTACCTTTGAGTTGGTTGGGTTTACCAGGAACCCGCACGCAGGTATTACCGGAAGATAGTCAAAAAACGCCTTTTGCTGATGAGTTTGATTATGCCATACTTGGACCCATTGATTTAGGTCCTGGTAAGTTTGCAGAGGTGGCTTTTTTCCACCAGCGATCGCACACTCTCTTAGTTACAGATACCATAGTTTCTGTACCAGCAGAACCACCAGCGATCGTCCAACTCGACCCCTACCCCTTGCTGTACCACGCAAAAGATAAAGCTTATGATATCGTAGCCGATACAGCAGAAAACCGTCTTAAAGGATGGCAACGTATAACTTTATTTGCTTTTTACTTTCAGCCCAGTGTGCTGGAAGTACCCAAGTGGAAAGATGTATTTACCGATGCCTGGAAAGCCCCAGAACGCAGCCTAAAAACATATTTTGGCTTTTTCCCCTTCCAATGGCGACAAGACTGGGAAAGGTCTTATGAAGCATTAAGAGGAGATGGACGGATATTTGTAGCGCCGGTTTTACAGAGTTTAATATTAAATCGCGCACCGCAGGAAACAATTAACTGGGCTAATAGAGTTGCACAATGGGATTTTCAATGGATAATTCCCTGTCATTTTGATGCACCTATTAAAGCGGAACCGCAGCAATTTAGAAAAGCATTTTCTTTTTTGGAAAAATATCCCAGTGGGGGTTTAGTTAATAGTAATAGTTATCCTTTACCGGAGGATGATTTTCAGGTTTTAAGAGATATTGATCAGGGGTTGAATAGGTTTAAAATTGTGCCACCTGCGAGGGATAGGGTGTAG
- a CDS encoding DCL family protein: MGKRQTYIVNGSVFTTKKELEKRIREDIVNKYKNGEYLNNEDYTFMLDLLKNHPYYQTKIGCGVVAMYINQNPVYRQTRTFYIIRRDKTETDFSWTECLKQTSKIQKVKRALRALVEPHILEFKDNFFQVCGGVSICEITGEAISFTNSHVDHQPPDTFESLFERFIHEYNINIDQLELKDEQTDNKYQDEIADKSLALSWINYHNTHANLRVISPLANLSHVKTNPH, encoded by the coding sequence ATGGGTAAACGCCAAACTTATATCGTTAATGGTTCAGTGTTCACAACCAAAAAAGAACTTGAGAAAAGAATCAGAGAAGATATTGTCAATAAGTATAAGAATGGAGAATATCTTAATAATGAAGATTATACATTTATGTTGGATTTATTGAAAAATCATCCATATTATCAAACCAAGATTGGTTGTGGTGTAGTTGCAATGTACATAAACCAAAATCCAGTTTATCGGCAAACGAGAACTTTCTACATCATTAGACGGGATAAAACTGAAACTGATTTTAGTTGGACAGAGTGTTTGAAACAGACATCTAAAATTCAAAAGGTAAAACGTGCATTAAGAGCTTTAGTAGAACCACATATTTTAGAATTTAAAGACAATTTTTTTCAAGTTTGTGGTGGTGTATCTATTTGTGAAATAACAGGAGAAGCAATTAGTTTTACTAATTCTCATGTAGACCATCAACCACCAGATACATTTGAATCACTGTTTGAAAGATTTATTCATGAATATAATATTAATATAGACCAACTGGAATTAAAGGATGAACAAACAGATAATAAATATCAAGACGAAATAGCTGATAAATCTTTGGCATTATCGTGGATAAATTATCATAATACTCATGCAAATCTCAGGGTGATTAGTCCATTAGCTAATCTTAGTCATGTGAAGACTAATCCACATTAG
- a CDS encoding TIGR03643 family protein: MKLPELDSTTINRIIEMAWEDRTPFEAIEIQFGLSEKDVINLMRREMKESSFRMWRERVTKRKTKHLRKRDFVAGRFKSDNQKT; this comes from the coding sequence ATGAAGTTACCTGAACTAGATTCCACAACCATAAATCGCATTATAGAAATGGCCTGGGAAGATAGAACACCTTTTGAGGCTATTGAAATTCAATTTGGCTTATCAGAAAAAGACGTAATTAATCTGATGAGACGAGAAATGAAAGAATCTAGTTTTCGGATGTGGAGAGAAAGGGTAACTAAACGCAAAACCAAACATTTGCGTAAGCGAGATTTTGTTGCTGGTAGATTTAAATCAGATAATCAAAAAACCTAA